TGGTCGGCTTCGCCGAGATCACCGGCGACCGCAACCCGATCCACCTCTCCGAGCACTTCGCCGCCCGCACGCCGTTCGGCACCCGCATCGCCCACGGCCTCTACACCGCCGGGCTGATCTCGGCGGTGCTCGGCACCCGCCTGCCCGGGCCGGGCGCGATCTACATCAGCCAGAGCCTCAACTTCCGCGCGCCCGTGCGCATCGGCGACACGGTGGACGTCACCGTCGAGGTGGCGGAACTCGTGCCGGAGCGCCGCCGCGCCCGCCTGACCTGCACCTGCTCCGTCAACGGCGAGACGGTGCTCGACGGCGAGGCCCTGGTGAAGGTGCCGACGAAGGCCGAATCCGA
The sequence above is drawn from the Methylobacterium terrae genome and encodes:
- the croR gene encoding 3-hydroxybutyryl-CoA dehydratase; the encoded protein is MMPELRVLYFEDLSVGLSETLSKTIAASDVVGFAEITGDRNPIHLSEHFAARTPFGTRIAHGLYTAGLISAVLGTRLPGPGAIYISQSLNFRAPVRIGDTVDVTVEVAELVPERRRARLTCTCSVNGETVLDGEALVKVPTKAESDPLATRKG